The following are encoded in a window of Bordetella genomosp. 10 genomic DNA:
- the bioA gene encoding adenosylmethionine--8-amino-7-oxononanoate transaminase — protein sequence MQLPDPGLAARSLRAVWHPCTQMKHHERIPLLPIARGQGAWLYDTEGRRYLDGISSWWVNLFGHAHPAINAAVADQLGTLEHVMLAGCTHAPAVMLAERLSALTGGALGHAFFASDGASAVEIALKMSFHFWRNRGQAAKRDFVCIDNGYHGETLGALAVTDVALFRDAYGPLLRHAHRAPSPDARLAAPGESAADAAARALAGVARLFEARAGQLAAIIVEPLVQCAAGMAMHDPSYLRGLRELCDAYGVHLIADEIAVGFGRTGTFFAHEQAGIRPDFLCLSKGISGGYLPLSVVLSTDDIHDAFYADETARGFLHSHSYTGNPLACRAALATLDLFETTDAIARNRARFDALEQALGALASHPRVTHLRRRGAILAFDVDDRARPGQPGFAQRYARHALAAGALLRPIGHTVYLMPPYILDDEEIAQLASATMIALEQTLHAS from the coding sequence ATGCAGCTACCCGATCCCGGCCTGGCGGCGCGCAGCCTGCGCGCCGTCTGGCATCCCTGCACGCAGATGAAACACCATGAGCGCATCCCGCTGCTGCCGATCGCGCGCGGCCAGGGCGCGTGGCTGTACGACACGGAGGGCAGGCGCTACCTGGACGGCATCAGTTCCTGGTGGGTCAACCTGTTCGGCCATGCCCATCCCGCCATCAACGCCGCCGTGGCGGACCAGCTCGGCACGCTGGAGCACGTCATGCTCGCCGGCTGCACGCACGCGCCAGCCGTCATGCTGGCCGAGCGCCTGTCCGCATTGACCGGCGGCGCCCTGGGCCACGCGTTCTTCGCCTCGGACGGCGCCTCGGCGGTCGAGATCGCCCTGAAGATGAGTTTCCACTTCTGGCGCAACCGAGGCCAGGCCGCGAAGCGGGATTTCGTCTGCATCGACAACGGTTATCACGGCGAGACGCTGGGCGCCCTGGCCGTCACCGACGTGGCGCTGTTTCGCGACGCCTACGGGCCCTTGCTGCGCCACGCGCATCGGGCGCCGTCGCCGGACGCCCGGCTGGCGGCGCCGGGCGAGTCGGCTGCGGATGCCGCGGCGCGCGCCCTGGCCGGGGTAGCCAGGCTGTTCGAAGCGCGCGCTGGCCAGCTCGCCGCCATCATCGTGGAGCCGCTGGTGCAGTGCGCCGCCGGCATGGCCATGCACGATCCCTCGTATCTGCGCGGCTTGCGCGAACTGTGCGACGCATACGGCGTGCACCTCATCGCCGACGAGATCGCGGTCGGCTTCGGCCGCACCGGCACCTTCTTCGCGCACGAGCAGGCCGGCATCCGGCCCGACTTCCTGTGCCTGTCCAAGGGCATCAGCGGCGGCTATCTGCCCCTGTCCGTGGTCTTGTCGACCGACGATATCCACGATGCCTTCTATGCCGACGAGACCGCGCGCGGCTTCCTGCATTCGCACTCCTACACCGGCAATCCGCTCGCCTGCCGGGCCGCCCTGGCCACCCTGGACCTGTTCGAGACCACGGACGCGATCGCCCGCAACCGCGCGCGCTTCGACGCCCTGGAGCAGGCCCTGGGCGCGCTGGCCTCGCATCCGCGCGTCACGCACCTGCGCCGCCGCGGCGCCATCCTGGCCTTCGACGTCGACGACCGCGCCCGGCCGGGCCAGCCCGGTTTCGCGCAACGGTACGCGCGGCATGCCCTGGCGGCGGGGGCGCTGCTGCGTCCCATCGGCCACACGGTCTACCTGATGCCGCCTTACATCCTCGACGACGAGGAGATCGCGCAACTGGCCTCCGCGACGATGATCGCCCTCGAACAAACCTTGCACGCCTCATGA
- the bioF gene encoding 8-amino-7-oxononanoate synthase, with protein MHPLEALDAGLADLRARGLQRRRRTADTPCAPRIRIDGRDVVAFASNDYLGLANHPALVEALAEGARRYGVGSGGSHLLGGHSRAHARLEDALADYCGGFAGNPRALSFSTGYMANLAMLTALAGPGATLYSDALNHASLIDGARLARAAVRVYPHADAEALGAMLADDEGDGVKVIVTDAVFSMDGDIAPLADLLALAERHRAWLVVDDAHGFGVQGGDGAGSVAALGLRSPLLVYMGTLGKAAGVAGAFVVAEETVIEWLIQRARAYIFTTAAAPALAHAATRSVDLMRGDEGAARRARLLGHIEALAEYLARRPYRTGADAKAPGLPRSSTAIQPLLVGENQAALDLADALLAQGFWAPAVRPPTVPPGTARLRLSLSAAHEPGDIQRFIEVLSAS; from the coding sequence ATCCATCCCCTCGAAGCCCTGGACGCCGGCCTGGCGGATCTCCGCGCCCGCGGCCTGCAGCGCCGGCGCCGCACCGCCGACACGCCCTGCGCGCCCCGCATCCGCATCGACGGCCGCGACGTCGTCGCCTTCGCCAGCAACGACTACCTCGGCCTGGCGAATCATCCCGCACTGGTCGAGGCCCTGGCCGAAGGCGCGCGGCGCTACGGCGTGGGCAGCGGCGGCTCCCATTTGCTGGGCGGCCATTCCCGCGCCCATGCGCGGCTGGAGGACGCGCTGGCGGACTATTGCGGCGGCTTCGCCGGCAACCCGCGCGCGTTGTCGTTTTCCACCGGCTATATGGCGAACCTCGCCATGCTCACCGCGCTGGCGGGGCCGGGCGCGACCCTGTATTCCGATGCGCTGAACCACGCCTCGCTGATCGACGGCGCGCGCCTCGCCCGCGCGGCGGTGCGCGTCTATCCGCACGCGGACGCGGAGGCCTTGGGCGCGATGCTGGCGGATGACGAGGGCGACGGCGTCAAGGTCATCGTGACCGACGCCGTGTTCAGCATGGACGGCGACATCGCCCCGCTGGCGGACCTGCTGGCGCTGGCCGAACGGCACCGGGCATGGCTGGTGGTCGACGACGCCCACGGCTTCGGCGTGCAGGGCGGGGACGGCGCGGGTTCGGTGGCGGCCCTGGGCCTGCGCTCGCCCCTCCTGGTCTACATGGGCACGCTGGGCAAGGCGGCGGGCGTCGCGGGCGCCTTCGTCGTGGCGGAAGAGACGGTCATCGAATGGCTGATACAGCGGGCGCGCGCCTATATCTTCACCACCGCGGCCGCGCCGGCGCTGGCGCACGCGGCGACCCGGAGCGTCGACCTTATGCGCGGCGATGAAGGCGCAGCGCGGCGGGCGCGCCTGCTCGGCCATATCGAAGCGCTAGCCGAATACCTCGCCCGCCGGCCATATCGTACGGGCGCGGACGCGAAGGCGCCCGGCCTGCCGCGCTCATCCACCGCGATCCAGCCCCTGCTCGTCGGCGAGAACCAGGCGGCGCTGGACCTGGCCGATGCCCTGCTGGCGCAAGGCTTCTGGGCGCCCGCCGTCCGTCCGCCGACCGTGCCGCCCGGCACCGCGCGCCTGCGGCTGTCCTTGTCCGCCGCGCACGAGCCGGGCGACATCCAACGGTTCATCGAGGTCCTGTCCGCATCATGA
- the bioD gene encoding dethiobiotin synthase codes for MTVFRLSYFVAGTDTEIGKTLASCGLLRAFAGRGLATAAMKPIAAGAEQGDDGAWRNEDAQALAACATVSVPPALSTPYLLREPAAPHLAARQAGAVLDIAHIVQCHRDVLPRADVTIVEGVGGFRVPLDDRLDTGDLARALALPVILVVGMRLGCLSHALLTAEAIGNSGLRLAGWIANTVDPGMRFLPQNVDTLRDRFARDYAAPLLGEIPRLDAPTGAAAAACLDVEPLLKHSP; via the coding sequence GTGACTGTATTCCGCCTGTCCTATTTCGTCGCCGGCACCGATACCGAGATCGGCAAGACGCTGGCAAGCTGCGGCCTGCTGCGGGCCTTCGCCGGCCGGGGCCTCGCCACGGCGGCCATGAAGCCCATCGCCGCCGGCGCGGAGCAGGGCGACGACGGCGCGTGGCGCAACGAGGACGCGCAGGCGCTGGCCGCGTGCGCCACGGTGTCCGTGCCGCCCGCGCTGTCCACGCCTTATCTGCTGCGCGAACCCGCCGCGCCGCACCTGGCCGCCCGGCAGGCCGGCGCGGTCCTGGACATCGCCCATATCGTCCAGTGCCATCGCGACGTCCTGCCGCGCGCCGACGTCACCATCGTCGAAGGGGTCGGAGGTTTTCGCGTGCCCCTGGACGACCGCCTGGACACCGGCGACCTCGCCCGCGCGCTGGCCCTGCCGGTGATCCTGGTGGTCGGCATGCGGCTCGGCTGCCTCAGCCACGCCTTGCTGACGGCCGAGGCCATCGGCAACAGCGGCCTGCGCCTGGCCGGCTGGATCGCCAACACGGTGGATCCCGGCATGCGCTTCCTCCCGCAAAACGTCGATACCCTGCGCGACCGCTTCGCCCGCGATTACGCGGCGCCGCTGCTGGGCGAGATCCCCCGGCTGGACGCGCCCACCGGCGCCGCGGCGGCGGCCTGCCTGGATGTCGAACCGTTGCTGAAGCATTCCCCGTAA
- a CDS encoding LysR family transcriptional regulator: MINLRHIEVFYAIMHTGSITGAARSLNVTQPAVSAVLKHLEARLGMPLFLRSHGRLTPTPEAQALLPDVAAIFERLGAVERLSQDLAGGLKGTLSVAATSPIANGFLARAVATFSRQRPGVRIALQALSSPLVVERVMQSEVDLGIVYQPVDNPAVDASVLTSASIACVLPDTHPLAAQASISIADLAGVPVITYMPQALLRPYVDRACAQAGCALTISVETGLSVTGIMLAYHGAGVALVEPELLASMPLPGLVSRPLAPAVQLQSVLLTHRSRPVSRVMDEFMTHLRAMLAADEASRAAT; the protein is encoded by the coding sequence ATGATCAATCTGAGGCATATCGAAGTCTTCTACGCGATCATGCATACCGGCTCGATCACCGGCGCCGCGCGCAGCCTGAACGTGACCCAGCCGGCCGTGAGCGCCGTGCTCAAGCACCTGGAGGCCAGGCTCGGCATGCCGCTGTTCCTGCGCTCGCACGGCCGCCTGACGCCGACGCCGGAAGCGCAGGCCCTGCTGCCCGACGTGGCGGCCATCTTCGAGCGCCTGGGCGCGGTCGAGCGGCTGAGCCAGGACCTCGCGGGCGGCCTCAAGGGCACGCTCAGCGTGGCCGCGACGTCGCCCATCGCCAATGGCTTCCTGGCGCGCGCCGTCGCCACCTTCTCGCGCCAGCGGCCGGGGGTGCGGATTGCGCTGCAGGCCCTCAGTTCGCCCCTGGTGGTGGAGCGTGTCATGCAGTCCGAAGTGGACCTGGGCATCGTCTACCAGCCCGTCGACAACCCGGCGGTCGACGCCAGCGTCCTGACCTCGGCGAGCATCGCCTGCGTGCTGCCGGACACACATCCGCTGGCCGCCCAGGCGTCGATAAGCATCGCCGATCTGGCGGGCGTCCCGGTCATCACCTACATGCCGCAGGCCCTGCTGCGGCCCTACGTGGACCGGGCCTGTGCGCAGGCCGGCTGCGCGCTGACGATCAGCGTCGAAACCGGCCTGTCGGTCACGGGGATCATGCTGGCCTACCACGGCGCCGGCGTGGCGCTGGTCGAGCCGGAACTGCTGGCGTCGATGCCCCTGCCGGGGCTGGTCAGCCGCCCCCTGGCGCCGGCGGTGCAACTGCAAAGCGTGCTGCTGACGCACAGAAGCCGCCCGGTGTCGCGCGTCATGGACGAGTTCATGACGCATCTGCGCGCCATGCTGGCCGCCGACGAGGCGTCGCGCGCCGCAACATAA
- a CDS encoding MFS transporter, translated as MAQTPPGNLARTVAWASFIGTAVEWYDFFLYGIASAVVFSKLFFPNYDPLVGTLISFSTFAVGYLARPFGGALFGHIGDRVGRKSVLVATLLIMGVSTTLVGLLPTYDRIGIWAPIALLVLRLLQGIAVGGEWGGAVLMAVEHAPPNRRALYGSAAHMGAPAGLILSTGTFAAFALMPQEAFLAWGWRIPFLLSIVLLCVGLFIRLKITESPAFEKLKAEGGQSQRPVSEVLRSPGNIVRVALLRCIDGVGSSTYSFFAATYAVGHLGFSTSVSTMGNVIGGAVGLVSVPIAARLSDRYGRRRVYMAYVTFAMLIVFPVMWLIDSGVPALFWLAMALGLGVANYGQYGSVSAYFAELFDTKVRYSGASIGYQFGGAIFNGTAPLVATALTAWSGSIWPIGGFIALSAVVSLATAWLSPETSRRDITVDAPAAPATAADMGARHVLGR; from the coding sequence ATGGCGCAAACTCCCCCGGGCAATCTTGCCCGCACCGTGGCCTGGGCCAGCTTTATCGGCACGGCGGTCGAGTGGTACGACTTCTTTCTCTACGGCATCGCATCGGCCGTGGTCTTCAGCAAGCTCTTCTTTCCCAACTACGATCCCCTGGTCGGGACGCTGATTTCCTTTTCGACCTTCGCCGTCGGCTACCTGGCCCGGCCCTTCGGCGGCGCGCTGTTCGGCCACATCGGCGACCGCGTCGGCCGCAAGTCGGTGCTGGTGGCCACGCTGCTGATCATGGGCGTATCGACCACCCTGGTCGGCCTGTTGCCCACCTATGACCGCATCGGCATCTGGGCGCCCATCGCCTTGCTGGTGCTGCGCCTGCTGCAAGGCATCGCCGTGGGCGGGGAGTGGGGCGGCGCGGTCCTGATGGCGGTGGAGCATGCGCCGCCGAACCGGCGCGCGCTGTACGGCAGCGCCGCGCACATGGGCGCGCCGGCCGGCCTGATCCTGTCCACGGGCACCTTCGCGGCCTTTGCCCTCATGCCGCAGGAGGCCTTCCTCGCCTGGGGCTGGCGTATTCCTTTCCTGCTCAGCATCGTGTTGCTGTGCGTGGGGCTGTTCATCCGCTTGAAGATCACGGAGTCGCCCGCCTTCGAGAAGCTCAAGGCCGAGGGCGGCCAATCGCAGCGGCCGGTCAGCGAAGTCTTGCGCAGCCCCGGCAATATCGTGCGGGTCGCCTTGCTGCGATGTATCGACGGCGTCGGCTCCAGCACCTACTCTTTCTTCGCCGCGACCTATGCGGTGGGCCACCTGGGTTTTTCCACCAGCGTCAGCACCATGGGCAACGTCATCGGCGGCGCCGTCGGCCTGGTCTCGGTCCCCATCGCCGCCCGCCTGTCCGACCGCTACGGCCGCCGGCGCGTCTACATGGCCTATGTCACCTTCGCCATGCTGATCGTATTCCCGGTCATGTGGTTGATCGACTCCGGCGTGCCCGCGCTGTTCTGGCTGGCGATGGCGTTGGGATTGGGCGTGGCCAACTACGGCCAGTATGGATCGGTGTCGGCCTATTTCGCGGAGCTGTTCGACACCAAGGTCCGCTATTCGGGGGCGTCGATCGGCTACCAGTTCGGCGGCGCCATCTTCAACGGCACCGCGCCGCTGGTGGCGACGGCGCTGACGGCCTGGTCGGGCTCCATCTGGCCCATCGGCGGCTTTATCGCGCTGTCGGCGGTGGTCAGCCTTGCGACGGCCTGGCTGTCGCCGGAAACCAGCCGCCGCGACATCACGGTGGACGCGCCGGCCGCGCCCGCGACGGCGGCCGATATGGGAGCGCGCCATGTCCTTGGCCGCTGA
- a CDS encoding amidase: MSLAADPVVAAGGIAAYGQALRAGRLSAAAAVSAYLARIEAVDGAIGAYEYVDGAGALAAARAVDSALAAGRDPGPLAGLPVSIKDNFAVAGMPAHAGTRVPIEDLMPREEGSFVRRLRELGCVILGKTRSVEFALGITGLSAPRGAPRNPWDPELERVTGGSSSGAAAAMGAGLCALAVGTDTGGSVRVPAALCGRVGLKTSAGRWPLDGVLPLSHALDTIGLIAASAADAAQAYAAVQGVDVPAPPDLAGVAFGLPRSYFYRGLAPEIAAATTSALEALTRAGAVLREVDTPEAEGRDAYFPVALPASLIGLLGAERFRAQRGRMDPLVAARGDRGLDVTAEQLAALEAARAAHAAAAARRFVDCAAWLTPTTTVTAPTVSELADKDRNWTLAMGMTQCSQPVNYLDLCAVSVPLPRPGAMPAGLQIVVPRGEEGRALALARAIEACLGPQPGADMETFMRSSRPR; this comes from the coding sequence ATGTCCTTGGCCGCTGATCCCGTCGTCGCCGCCGGCGGTATCGCCGCCTATGGGCAAGCGCTGCGTGCGGGCAGGCTGAGCGCGGCGGCGGCGGTGTCCGCCTACCTGGCCCGCATCGAAGCGGTGGACGGGGCGATCGGCGCCTACGAATACGTGGACGGCGCGGGCGCCCTGGCGGCGGCCCGCGCGGTGGACAGTGCCCTGGCGGCGGGGCGCGACCCCGGACCGCTGGCGGGACTGCCGGTATCGATCAAGGACAACTTCGCCGTCGCCGGCATGCCGGCCCATGCGGGCACGCGGGTTCCCATCGAGGACTTGATGCCGCGCGAGGAGGGCAGCTTCGTGCGGCGCCTGCGCGAACTCGGTTGCGTGATCCTGGGCAAGACCCGCAGCGTCGAGTTCGCGCTGGGCATCACGGGGTTGAGCGCGCCGCGCGGCGCGCCGCGCAATCCCTGGGACCCGGAACTGGAACGGGTCACCGGCGGCTCCAGCTCCGGCGCGGCCGCGGCCATGGGCGCTGGCCTTTGCGCGCTCGCCGTCGGCACGGACACCGGCGGCAGCGTGCGCGTGCCCGCCGCCTTGTGCGGCCGGGTGGGGCTGAAGACGAGCGCGGGCCGCTGGCCGCTGGACGGCGTCCTGCCGCTTTCGCACGCCCTGGACACCATAGGCCTGATCGCCGCCAGCGCCGCGGATGCCGCGCAGGCCTATGCGGCGGTGCAGGGCGTCGACGTTCCCGCGCCGCCAGATCTGGCCGGCGTGGCGTTCGGCCTGCCGCGTTCCTATTTCTATCGCGGCCTGGCGCCGGAAATCGCCGCCGCGACGACGTCGGCGCTGGAAGCGTTGACGCGCGCGGGCGCGGTGCTGCGCGAGGTCGACACGCCCGAGGCCGAGGGCCGCGACGCCTATTTCCCCGTGGCGCTGCCCGCCAGCCTGATCGGGCTGCTGGGCGCCGAACGTTTCCGCGCCCAGCGCGGCCGCATGGATCCGCTGGTCGCCGCGCGCGGCGATCGCGGCCTCGACGTGACGGCGGAACAGCTCGCGGCACTGGAAGCCGCGCGGGCGGCGCATGCGGCTGCCGCCGCCCGGCGTTTCGTGGACTGCGCCGCATGGCTCACGCCGACCACGACCGTGACCGCGCCCACGGTGTCGGAACTGGCGGACAAGGACAGGAACTGGACGCTGGCCATGGGCATGACGCAGTGCTCCCAGCCCGTGAATTACCTGGATCTGTGCGCCGTGAGCGTGCCGCTGCCGCGGCCGGGCGCCATGCCGGCCGGCTTGCAGATCGTCGTTCCGCGCGGAGAGGAAGGCCGGGCCCTGGCGTTGGCGCGGGCGATCGAAGCCTGCCTGGGCCCGCAGCCCGGCGCGGACATGGAGACTTTCATGCGGTCCTCGCGGCCGCGATAG
- a CDS encoding class II aldolase/adducin family protein, with protein MNSAQPKTVYRPRQEGLYFPKYPEHASVEAERRHRKERLAAVCRVFARYGYEYGFAGHVTVRDPEHPQLYWTNPFAMDFGRVRVSDLLLVDHEGTVLEGSWAVNRAGFVLHAAIHEANPHLVASCHAHTTHGMAWAALGRPLDPITQTAACFFEDQALITEEAGAVVVERSAGQAVAQAFGNSKIAIHQNHGLFSAGRESVEEAAWWFIAAERACEIQLKAEATGSPVRSMNEAAARHSAQHLGTPFMAWLHFQPIYDAVTRSDPDLFD; from the coding sequence TTGAACAGTGCGCAACCCAAGACCGTTTATCGCCCTCGCCAGGAAGGGCTGTATTTTCCCAAGTATCCGGAGCACGCCTCCGTCGAGGCCGAACGGCGCCACCGCAAGGAGCGCCTGGCGGCCGTATGCCGCGTGTTCGCCCGCTATGGCTATGAGTACGGTTTCGCCGGCCACGTCACCGTGCGCGATCCGGAGCATCCGCAGTTGTACTGGACCAATCCCTTCGCCATGGATTTCGGCCGGGTGCGTGTGTCGGACCTGCTGCTGGTCGACCACGAAGGCACGGTCCTGGAAGGAAGCTGGGCGGTCAATCGCGCGGGCTTCGTGCTGCATGCGGCGATTCACGAAGCCAATCCGCATCTGGTGGCGTCGTGCCACGCGCACACCACGCATGGCATGGCGTGGGCCGCGCTGGGCCGCCCGCTGGATCCCATTACCCAGACGGCGGCCTGCTTCTTCGAGGACCAGGCCCTCATCACCGAAGAGGCCGGCGCGGTGGTCGTCGAGCGGAGCGCGGGGCAGGCCGTGGCCCAGGCCTTCGGCAACAGCAAGATCGCCATCCACCAGAACCACGGCCTGTTCTCGGCCGGCCGGGAAAGCGTGGAAGAGGCCGCCTGGTGGTTCATCGCCGCCGAACGCGCCTGCGAGATCCAGTTGAAGGCGGAGGCCACCGGTTCCCCCGTGCGTTCGATGAACGAAGCCGCCGCGCGCCATTCGGCGCAACACCTGGGCACGCCCTTCATGGCGTGGCTGCATTTCCAGCCCATCTACGACGCCGTCACGCGCTCCGATCCCGATCTGTTCGATTGA
- a CDS encoding DUF3820 family protein yields the protein MNPEDLKLLVTWTMPFGKYKGRLLADLPGHYLTWFAREGFPPGQLGQLLALMHELDHNGLKPLLDPLREGGAPKRKE from the coding sequence ATGAACCCCGAAGATCTCAAGCTTCTCGTCACCTGGACCATGCCGTTCGGCAAGTACAAGGGCCGCCTGCTGGCGGACCTGCCCGGCCATTACCTGACGTGGTTCGCGCGCGAGGGGTTTCCGCCGGGGCAACTGGGGCAGTTGCTGGCGCTCATGCATGAGCTGGACCACAACGGCCTCAAGCCCTTGCTGGATCCCTTGCGGGAAGGCGGGGCGCCCAAGCGCAAGGAATGA
- a CDS encoding LysR family transcriptional regulator has translation MKIEMNMRHIEAFRAVMISGSVVGAARLLNVTQPGVSRTIALLELRLGYALFQRKGRRLVPTAEAEALYREVEHLYVGIDRITQVAYDIGHHRAGALRVATLPALSAWFIPKVIATFLQTRPKVRVFVQTLPSTQIAELVATRQFDIGVVELPMSRSGVSVRPLPACRIVAVLPARHRLAGHDRITLRDLAGERLVLPSPQSYLRYQIDDAFNRQGIVPDVVAETPTSPLVCALAAEGTGIGLVSAWTLAPQGDARIVQRSLEERLQSQYACMRPENAAPMALADEFQALIEAGMRAMAPKEA, from the coding sequence ATGAAAATCGAAATGAACATGCGCCACATCGAGGCCTTCCGGGCGGTCATGATCTCCGGCAGCGTGGTGGGCGCGGCCAGGCTGCTGAACGTGACGCAGCCCGGCGTCAGCCGCACGATCGCGCTGCTGGAACTACGGCTGGGCTACGCGCTGTTCCAGCGCAAGGGGCGCAGGCTCGTGCCGACGGCGGAGGCGGAGGCCCTGTATCGGGAAGTGGAGCATCTGTACGTCGGCATCGACCGGATCACGCAGGTGGCCTACGACATCGGCCATCACCGCGCGGGCGCGCTGCGCGTGGCGACCCTGCCCGCGCTTTCGGCGTGGTTCATTCCGAAGGTGATCGCGACCTTCCTGCAAACGCGCCCCAAGGTCCGCGTCTTCGTGCAGACCCTGCCGTCGACCCAGATCGCCGAACTGGTGGCGACCCGGCAGTTCGATATCGGGGTGGTCGAACTGCCGATGTCCAGGTCGGGGGTGAGCGTCCGGCCCCTGCCGGCCTGCCGCATCGTCGCGGTGTTGCCGGCGCGGCACAGGCTCGCCGGGCATGACAGGATTACGTTGCGCGACCTGGCCGGCGAGCGGCTGGTGCTGCCCTCCCCGCAAAGCTATCTGCGCTACCAGATCGACGACGCATTCAATCGCCAGGGCATCGTCCCGGACGTGGTCGCGGAGACGCCGACGTCGCCCCTGGTGTGCGCCCTGGCGGCCGAGGGCACGGGCATCGGCCTGGTATCGGCGTGGACGCTGGCGCCGCAGGGAGACGCACGGATCGTGCAACGGTCCCTGGAGGAACGGCTGCAATCGCAATACGCCTGCATGCGGCCGGAAAACGCCGCGCCCATGGCGCTGGCCGACGAATTCCAGGCATTGATCGAAGCCGGGATGCGAGCCATGGCGCCGAAGGAGGCCTGA
- a CDS encoding MmgE/PrpD family protein translates to MLPSNDCSPERVATAPDAGMALRLGRYVAALDPRGIDASTRETVWRCILDALASAGAALDVPAVTAARQAARALHGEGRAPVWFTGRTAATAAALFTNSAAVAALDLDDGHRRARGHPGAAVIPAVLASMHDRPGRTVADLIAAVVAGYEVGIRMAMARPAYAPSGAWSGYAVVAAAGKMLGLAAEVIAHALAIAAQTAPALPALAGIAGSDVKEGIPAGAAAGWAALQLAMAGYTGPVAVLDDERLFDREVLLRGLGEAPLIDGVYFKPFGCCRHIHAPLEGWLHLQAAHGLDARDVAGMQVRTYRATFNLACRPAPATLVEAQYSVPYCLALCALHGSDALLPLETRHLGDEAVHRLAARIEVMHDPGIEPLFPARSPACLVVTLADGRRLSSPLMDPRGDPHTPLGWADLERKFGVATRRLLSRARQQAVLDAMAELRQDDSAPLLRVLGSAGQASP, encoded by the coding sequence ATGCTGCCAAGTAATGATTGCTCCCCGGAACGCGTAGCCACGGCGCCGGATGCCGGCATGGCGCTGCGCCTCGGTCGCTACGTCGCGGCGCTGGACCCGCGCGGGATCGATGCTTCAACCCGGGAAACGGTGTGGCGCTGCATCCTGGATGCGCTGGCCAGCGCGGGCGCGGCGCTGGACGTGCCCGCCGTCACGGCGGCGCGCCAGGCCGCGCGGGCGCTGCATGGGGAAGGGCGCGCGCCCGTGTGGTTCACGGGCCGGACCGCGGCCACGGCGGCGGCGCTGTTCACCAATAGCGCCGCCGTGGCCGCCCTCGATCTGGATGACGGCCATCGGCGGGCGCGGGGGCATCCCGGGGCGGCGGTCATTCCCGCCGTCCTCGCCTCCATGCACGATCGTCCCGGCCGCACGGTCGCGGACCTGATCGCGGCGGTGGTGGCGGGATACGAAGTGGGTATCCGCATGGCCATGGCCCGGCCCGCCTATGCGCCTTCCGGCGCGTGGTCGGGCTACGCCGTGGTGGCGGCGGCGGGAAAAATGCTGGGCCTGGCGGCCGAGGTCATCGCGCATGCCCTGGCGATCGCCGCCCAGACCGCCCCTGCCTTGCCCGCCCTGGCCGGCATCGCCGGCTCCGACGTCAAGGAAGGCATCCCCGCCGGCGCCGCCGCCGGATGGGCCGCGCTCCAACTGGCCATGGCCGGGTACACCGGGCCGGTCGCCGTGCTGGACGACGAGCGCTTGTTCGACCGGGAGGTCCTGCTGCGCGGCCTCGGGGAAGCGCCCCTGATCGACGGCGTCTACTTCAAGCCGTTCGGATGCTGCCGCCATATTCACGCGCCGCTGGAGGGATGGCTCCATTTGCAGGCCGCCCATGGCCTGGACGCGCGCGACGTCGCGGGGATGCAGGTGCGCACCTATCGCGCCACCTTCAATCTGGCCTGTCGTCCGGCGCCCGCTACGCTGGTGGAGGCGCAGTACAGCGTTCCGTATTGCCTGGCCTTGTGCGCGTTGCATGGCAGCGACGCCTTGTTGCCGCTGGAGACGCGTCATCTCGGGGACGAGGCGGTGCATCGCCTGGCGGCGCGGATCGAGGTGATGCACGACCCCGGCATCGAGCCGCTGTTTCCGGCCCGTTCCCCGGCCTGCCTCGTCGTCACGCTCGCCGACGGCCGGCGCTTGTCGTCGCCGCTGATGGATCCACGGGGCGACCCGCACACGCCGCTGGGATGGGCGGACCTGGAGCGCAAGTTCGGCGTCGCCACTCGGCGGCTGCTGTCGCGCGCGCGGCAGCAGGCGGTGCTCGATGCCATGGCGGAGCTGCGGCAGGACGACAGCGCGCCGTTGCTGCGTGTATTGGGCTCGGCCGGACAGGCATCGCCGTGA